In Chiloscyllium plagiosum isolate BGI_BamShark_2017 chromosome 30, ASM401019v2, whole genome shotgun sequence, a genomic segment contains:
- the ier5l gene encoding immediate early response gene 5-like protein has product MECVLNAQTLISISLRKIHISRSQRGGIRLHKNLLVSYVLRNARQLYLSERAAGPGPGAGTGPGPGGSGSRCPAPLHRPPEPPFAQRLAPGGGVQQQQPVPVPEPEAPGHCRQTTVLDLDTQTLVTTVRKGPAPDCAAAPAAACCCCCPGARKRKPEAAGGELSPAKRLRLDEPWGSPAWECTEPANISNLISIFGSGFSGLLSRQDSELPPLPLPPPPVLSPPAAHAELKQNGQWCSQQALAGLGAWTRAIVAF; this is encoded by the coding sequence atggagtgtGTCCTCAATGCCCAGACTCTGATCAGCATCTCCCTGCGGAAGATCCACATCTCCCGGAGCCAGAGGGGGGGGATCCGGCTGCACAAGAACCTGCTGGTCTCCTATGTCCTGCGGAACGCCCGGCAACTCTACCTGAGCGAGCGGGCGGCCGGGCCCGGGCCCGGGGCTGGGACTGGGCCCGGGCCCGGGGGGAGCGGCTCCCGGTGCCCCGCTCCCCTGCACCGACCCCCCGAGCCGCCGTTCGCCCAGCGCCTGGCCCCTGGAGGCGgcgtgcagcagcagcagcccgTGCCGGTACCGGAGCCCGAGGCTCCCGGGCACTGCCGCCAGACCACCGTGCTGGACCTGGACACCCAGACCCTGGTGACTACCGTCCGCAAGGGCCCGGCGCCGGACTGCGCCGCCGCCCCCGCCGccgcctgctgctgctgctgcccggGAGCGCGGAAACGCAAGCCCGAGGCCGCGGGCGGGGAGCTGTCTCCGGCGAAGAGGCTGCGGCTGGACGAGCCGTGGGGGAGCCCGGCCTGGGAGTGCACCGAGCCCGCCAACATCTCCAACCTCATCTCCATCTTCGGCTCCGGCTTCTCGGGGCTGCTGAGCCGCCAGGACTCGGAGCTGCCGCCGCTGCCGCTGCCTCCGCCGCCTGTCCTCTCTCCTCCTGCAGCCCACGCCGAGCTCAAGCAGAACGGGCAGTGGTGCAGCCAGCAGGCGCTGGCCGGACTCGGGGCATGGACACGGGCGATCGTGGCGTTCTGA